One segment of Neoarius graeffei isolate fNeoGra1 chromosome 20, fNeoGra1.pri, whole genome shotgun sequence DNA contains the following:
- the LOC132869041 gene encoding uncharacterized protein LOC132869041: MFQNLQLYKSHTSTQSFRATQTFTASFQRFNLLLRSKMNSNSAMTSLYVGDLHHEVTEMMLVEMVSRAGPIHSVHMCRDKKTFSSRGYTFVNFLHRADAERALESVPAVETAAVGDSSPVVVPVSAAKELPATTDAVPPTAVSPVSEVPPDKDATVRTKHE; the protein is encoded by the exons ATGTTTCAAAATCTGCAGCTATATAAGAGCCACACATCCACACAGAGCTTCAGAGCGACACAAACCTTCACAGCGAGTTTCCAGCGATTTAATCTTCTCCTTCGTA gtaaAATGAACTCAAACTCCGCAAtgacctcactgtatgtgggtgaTCTGCACCATGAGGTCACCGAGATGATGTTGGTGGAGATGGTGAGCCGTGCAGGACCTATTCACTCTGTCCACATGTGCAGGGACAAGAAGACCTTCTCCTCACGCGGCTACACTTTCGTCAACTTTCTGCATCGAGCTGATG CTGAGCGAGCGCTGGAAAGCGTCCCAGCTGTTGAGACAGCTGCAGTTGGGGACAGCAGTCCAGTTGTGGTTCCAGTTTCAGCTGCAAAAGAACTTCCAGCTACAACTGATGCAGTGCCTCCTACAGCTGTGTCACCTGTGAGTGAAGTTCCGCCAGACAAGGACG